The genomic segment AGGGTGCTGATACCCATCCAGAAAAAGTACGGGTCCTTCCACGACTCTTTCGATCACGGGTAATTCGAACCCCGATTTGTCGGCACCGAACCACCCTAAAAACCTCGTTTCGTTTCGGTTTGGGATCGGAGGGCCATGGGCCCCAATCGGGACCCCAAAAAACCTTGTAATCGCTTCCGATTTTGGGTCGACTCGCGATTTTTTGGAGGCCGCCTCAAAAACCTTGTTTCGTTTCGGGTTTGTAAAACGGTCAAGCCCCTGGACGAGCCTCGAAAAGCGGGGCTCGATCCGCGTCACAAGCCGCTTCGGGTTCCTACTGATGTTTGCGAAGCCGCTGTTCGGTGCGATAATTCCAGCCGTCAGCATTCTTCCTTGAAAGCTAGGGGGATTCCAATGGCGCTAGCGCCGACTCATCTGTGCACACAATGCGGTTCCCAGGTTTGGCCGAAGACAATCACGCCCGGCAGCTTCCTTATGGAACTGCTGTTGTGGCTCCTCTTCCTAGTCCCCGGCGTGATCTATTCGATCTGGCGGATCGCATCCCGCTACAAAGGCTGTCCCGTTTGCGGCGGCAAATCGTGCATTCCGCTCGGGACACCGGCCGCAAATGCCATCATGGCGCACCTTGAGGTGCGTTGAACCCGTTCCGGGAGGTCCCACGATGGGAGAAAGAGAACTCTTCATCCTCAGCAAGGTGATTCTGACGAACGTCGAAGATGTTCACGACGGGAAGCGCACCGATGGCGACGTTGCGCTTTTGAAGCGCATTCGCAATGCCGCTCAGCAGTACGAGAATGCCGCGGCGAGTCTGCGAGATGATTCCCCGCCGCGCATGCAGGTAACGTTTCCCCTTTAGGCTGGCGATATGGCAGAACCCAACGATGACGGCATGATCTGGCAGCGCTTCGAGCCAGGCGATGAGCCGACGGTGCTCACCGCCGATCTGTGCGATGCATTCGAAGTGCAATGCTGGGCGCGGGGTGGAGTAGACGTTTGCCCGGGGCGTCGGCCCTTACGTGGTCTGACTCACACGGGCGCGCCAGCGCCGGCGGAAACGATGTTGTTCCCCAGCCCGCTTTTTTTTAAGGCTACTTTGCCTTTCAGGAGGCGGCCTGGAGCGAATCCCCGATCTAGCTTCCAAAGTATTGCTTCAGGAACTCGGTGAGGACCGACTGGGCAGCCGCGGCGCCGATCTTAACTCCCCCAAGTACTATCTTCGGAGCAAACTCTTTCGTCCACCGCTTGACGTGCGAGCCAAATCCCCCCTCGTCCTTCTGCATAGCGCTTTCCAGGTCATCCAACCCATGTTGAGGAACGCCCGAGTTTCGCAATGCATCCCAGAGCTGGTCGCGATTTCCAACGTCAATAGAATTCTGGGAGTTCGAAATCGTGCTGTTAACTGATGCTCTACCTGATGCGATGACGTTCATCCCTCCAAAGATATTCGTCGTAACCGTACGATCTAAGAACTCAGCTTTTTTTGGGGAAGGTTCCTCAAAGTCAGAAGCGGATTTTAGCGAAGCCTTTATGTCCAGAGCCATATGGAGTGCACGATTTCGGATCGCATCGACAACTCCGGCCAGAGCTCCTCGGCTGATGGTCTGCCAGCCGTGAGTCAGGCAGCAGCCATTTGTGAGGCGAATTCGCCGCTGATACATCAGATCTAGATCAGCCGGCCAATCGATTTTGAACTCGTTCCCTTTTTGCCGAAGGAGTTCTTCATACGATGCGATAGGCTCCATCAACCGCACCTCAGTAGCGAAGTGCTGGTGCTGCTCCGAGAGAAGTACCGCTGCAATGGGATAATTGTTTACGCTCGAGCCGAACGGCCCTGAGAAGTATCCGTTCGCGCCGGCAGCGATGACCCGATAAGGGGGCAGAGCATCTTCTGACGTGTAAGCGTTCAGTTCCTGCATAGCCCAACTCACAAGTTGATCAGATTTGAGGCGCCTGCCGAGGATTATGCATTTCCGCAGCAAAGTCGTGATTGATTTGCTGTCATCCGCGGCAAGATCGATTATTTCGTCAATAAGCACAGTGATTCCCTAATAAGCCTCTGTAATCTGGAACGTCTGCCTGTGGGCAAACATGCCATCGCAAACGACCTCGGTTATGACCTGTGTGGCCGGCACGCCCCAAACCTTATCGTTAGGTATGCGCCTGTCTCCTAACTGCACGAGAGAGGCGATCTTCAGTGTCTCGCCTGGATACACCACATCATTTGCGCCGCCTCGTACTGTGAACCACTCGGCATTTGCGTCGGAAACCGGCCAGATCGGAAGTGGTCCAATGTGCGACGCCTGACAGATACTCAGATGGGGCAGCGCGTGTACGCGAACGGCGGGGAACCGGGCGATCCCGCGGCCATGGTTTGTCAGCATCAAACGGATGAAGCGACACATTCGATCAGTGATATAGGGGTGGTTTGAAACAGGCGCATCGAGGTTGAGGTCGACAGTGAGGTGAGGCCGCGGCCTCACTCCGAAGCGATCGGCGATCTGGAAGTACTCCATCGGCAAGGTCCCGCTCGCGACCCGGACATAGAACTCCTTCCGATCTACCCTAGAACGCTGAGGCGTGCCTTCCCACTCAGGGATGTGGATGAGAACGAACCCAGAGGCCATCCCAGGCGCTTCCGGAACCACCTGCGCAGCTACACCCGTAATACCAGGTTCAACGCAACGGAGGATTATATCCAGAGCCTCCGACTTGACACCGTTTGCATCGGGCACCGGACAGAGATCTGACACGACGTCGGGCTGACCATCACCGCCTCGCCTTGCCTTAAGACCGATGATTATGACGCCACCGGTCGCATTCGCGAAGCCGCAGGCGGCTTTTGCAATCGTGCCTTTCCGGCCGTCGGGACGGGGCCATTCCTTGCAGTCGAAATCGGCGTCTTCCGACTCGCCGATCAACGCCTTAAGTGCTCCGGGCGCTTGTAGCTTTTCAAACAGGGCCTCTGATCTCTGGGACATTTGACCAGAAGCATAGCAGGGGCGCCCGGCACACGTAGTGCGGGCACATCGGAGAGAACGCCCGCCCGCTATCTTACTCGGTGGTGTTTGGCCGAGGCCTGGCGCGCCTCCATGTTGGCGCGCACGGACAGGCGCTTCGACTCTTCTATCTCTCGAAGCACGTCGGCCAAAGCATAGCGCACGGATCCTTCCACTTTGTGCCAGCTCGGGCCTTTCCCTTCGCCGCGCCAGCGCCTCAAGGTCCCGCCGGGTACGGACATAAGGCACGACACCTCAAATTCCGTCAGAAGAACATAATTATCCAGATTTGGAACGCGCCCGCGGAGCCGCTGAAGGGCTTTTTCGCGGGTAGAAGCGAGGGTTTCCAACGCTTTCGCCACAGGTTCACCTCGTGTGATCAGACTGCAGTTTTCTATCGTGAATGTTGCCGTAATTTTGTCGGACATACGGCGAGGATAGCGGCGTTTATCGAGGAAAATGAGCAATCCGGAAGCGTTCCATCCGTGCGAGCCTTTGCCGTAACATGCTGATTTTGTTGACGTCTAAGATAGATTTTGTGCTACTGATATCGTTGACTACGAATCAGTAGGCCGGAGGTTCGAATCCTTCCGGGCGCACCATTGATTCCCTGCCCTACAAGTGAATGACGGAGTGACGCAGCAATGTTGCGCCAATGCGGCGTACACGAGCTAAGGCGTCGTGTACGCCGAATTCGGCTGCTTGGCTCCCGCCTGTTGAGGCGTAGGCAATTGCGAGCGATCCCATCCGCCACCTAGCGCCTGGACCAGTTGTACTGCCGACAACATCTCCTGCACATGCAGCGTATTCAGCTCTACCTGGCTATTGAGGTACGCAGTCTGAGCAATAACTACGGTGACATAGGGATCGACGCCGAGCTTGTACCGCTCCTGTTCGAGGTCGAGGAAAGTACGCGAGGCCTCTACCGCCTGCTGCTGCGCGAGGATCTGCTGCGAGTAGATTCGGGTGGACGAGAGCGAGTCTTCCACCTGCTGGAAGGAGGTCAGCACGGCTTGCCTGTAGGTAGCCAGGTCCGCGTTGTAGATAGCCTGATACTGATGCAGCTGTGCGCGGTAGAGCCAGCCGTTGAACAGCGTTTGCGACACGCTCGGACCGAGAGACCAGAAGCGGCTAGGAATATCGAACAGGTGCTTGAATGTCGAGCTCTCGAAGCCTCCAGCCGCCGACAGCGTCACCTGCGGGAAGAATGCTCCATAGCCGATTCCGATGGTGGCATTCGCCGCCGCCAACGTGCGCTCGGCCGACGCAACGTCAGGCCTGCGCTCCACCAATTGCGAGGGCATGCCGGTGGGGATCGTCGGTGGAGTGTAGGTCATCGGCTTCACGGGAATCGAGAAGTCCGTCGGAACCTTTCCCACCAGCATTGCGATCGCGTGCTCGTATTGAGCGCGTAACAGGCCCACGTTGATGGCTGAAGACTGCGCGGACTGCAGCGTAGCTTTCGCCTCTACGACCGAAATGTAGTCCCCTACGCCGACATCATAGGAGCCTTGCGTCGCGTCGAGCGACTTTTTGTCGGCTTCGACCGTCTCGTTCAGGATGCTCTGCAGCATGTCCTGACCACGAATCTCAAAGTAGTACTGCGCAAGGGCGGCCTGCTCAGTGAGCTTCTCCAGTTGCAGATCCGCTGCGCTCGCCTGCGCAGCGTATTCCGTCTCGCGCACTTCGTTGCGAATCTTTCCCCAGAAATCCGGCGTCCACGTAACGTCTACCGGGATACTCCATAACGTGCCCGTGCTGCCCGTATTGGCCACCGAAGTGTTGTGCAGATTTCCGGAACTTTTCGAGCGATTCCAACTCGCTCCCGCGGTAACCGTCGGCCAGTACTGCGAACGCGCTTGAGCGATCACGGCGCGCGCAGCCATGAAGTTGTTGAACGACACCTTTATGTTCTGATTGTTGGCGTTCAACTCTTCTTCAAGCGCGTTCAGCTCAGGCTCATTGAACACCTCCCACCAGTTGCCGCGGATCATTGCATCCTGAGGACTCGCGACCTTCCATCCTTCCGCATCGTGGAAGTTGACGGTCGACTCCTTGAAATTAGGAGCCGTGATCGTAGGCGGCGCGGGGGCGTTGTAATGCGGGCCGACGCGGCAGCCGGAGAGCGCAATGGCTGCAAGCAGCGCGCTCCCAACTGTTAGCGTCCATCTCGTTCTGTTTGGATTGACTGTGTTCATTACGTATCTCGTCTCATGAGGTGGCCTCCGCCACCGTAGCGGGCCGCCTGTCGCGCGAACGCCCCAGCGTTCTCAGGCGCAGGCGATCCATCATCAAATAAACCACCGGTGTGGTGTAAAGCGTAAGCAGCTGGCTTAGCAGCAGCCCGCCAACAATGGTGATGCCGAGCGGGCGGCGCAGTTCCGATCCTGTGCCGGATCCGAATGCCAACGGCAGCGCGCCCATGATCGCCGCCATGGTCGTCATCAGGATGGGGCGGAAGCGAAGCATGCAGGCCTCGAAGATTGACTCGTACGTGGTCTTGCCCTGCTCGCGTTCGGCCATCAAGGCAAAGTCAATCATCATGATGGCGTTCTTCTTCACAATGCCGATGAGCAGAATGATACCGATGATCGAGATCACGTTGAGGTCCATGCCGAACAACATGAGCGCAAGCATCGCGCCGACGCTGGCCGATGGCAGTGTGGAGATGATGGTCAGCGGATGGATCAGGCTCTCGTAAAGAATGCCGAGCACAATGTAGACCGCGAGGAGTGCGGTGATGATCAGGTACTTCTCCGACGCCAGCGACTCTTGATAAGCCTGAGCCGTGCCTGAGAAGAAACCGTGCACGGTCGCCGGCACACCCAGATTCGCCTGCATCTCCTGTATCTCGCGCGTGGCATCGCTCAGTGCGTATCCACTCGACAAGTTGAACGATACCGTCACCGACGGGAACAGGCCCGTGTGATTCACTTGCAGCGGCGTCGTTCCGGTCTGTGGGTGCATGACGCTCAGCAGCGGAGACATAGCATTAGGCCCGCTGCGACCCGCAGCCGAGCCCGATGGAATATAGATCGTGTGCAGGCCCGATGGATCCTGCCAGAACTTCGGCGCGACCTCGAGCACCACGTAATACTGATTGAGCTGCGTGTAGATCACCGAGACCTGCGACTGCCCAAATGCGCTGTAAAGCGAACGATCGAGCGACGACGCGGTCTGTCCCAGGCGCGCTGCCTGCGTGCGATCGAACGTGAGCATCTCGCGGAGGCCGCCGTTCTGCTGGTCGCTGTTCACGTCCTGCAGGCCCGGCAGCTTGCGCATGTTGGCCATCAAAATCGGCCCCCAATGCGCCAGGTCAGACACGCTCTCGGTCTGGATTGTGTACTGGTATTGCGCATTACCGCCGCGACCGCCGATGCGCAGATCCTGAGCCGCCTGAAGAAACGCGGACGCAATCGGCAGACGGTTCATCTTGGGCCGCAACCGATTGATCACGTTCATTGCGTCCGTCTGTCGCACGTCGCAGCCTTTGTCAGCTTCCTTGCACGACTTGCCAAGCGGCTTAAGCGCCATGTAGATGAAGCCGCCGTTGCTCGACCCGCGCCCGCCTGAGTAGGCATTGACATGCGACACCGCGGGATCGGCCTTGATGATGCCTACCAACTGCTGAATCGAGTAATTCATGAAGGGGAAGGACGCATCCTGTGGGCCCTGCACGCCACCCACGAGTGCTCCGGTATCCTGCTGCGGAAAGAATCCCTTGGGAATGCGAATGATGACCAGCACGTTCAGGGCAATCGTCAACGCCAACACAATCAGCACCAGCGACGAATTGTCGAGCGCCCAGCGCAGCGACCCGCGATAGCCCGCCAGCAGTGTTGAGAACACCTTCTCGCTCGTTCGATAGAACCAGCCGTGCTCGTCGTCTTCCTCGTGCGCCTTGAGGATGTGCGCGCACATTGTCGGAGTGGTCGTAAGCGAAACGATCATCGAGATCACAATCGCTGTCGACAGCACAACTGCGAACTCCCGGAACAGCCGGCCCACAATGCCGCCCATCATGAGGATGGGAATGAACACCGCCACCAGCGACATGCTGATGGAGAAGACGGTGAAGCCAATCTCGCGCGCGCCGCGAAAGGTCGCAGCGAATGGCTCCATGCCGGCCTCGAGATGACGCGTGATGTTCTCCATCACCACGATCGCGTCGTCCACTACGAAGCCCGTCGCAACCGTGAGCGCCATCAGCGAGAGATTGTCGAGGCTGTAATCGAGCAGGTACATCACCGCGAAGGTGGCCACCAGCGAGACGGGCACGGCAACGCTCGGAATCAACGTCGCCCGCGGGCTCCTCAGGAAGAGGAACACCACTAGCACCACGAGGATGATGGACCCAATCAGCGTTGTCTCGACGGTGTGCACGGACGCACGAATCGTCACGGTACGATCCATCACAAGCGTCGTCTTTATGCCCTGTGGCATCACCGCTTCAAGAAACGGCAACTGAGCCTTGATGCGATCAACCGTGTCAATGATGTTGGCTCCCGGCTGCCGGAAGATGATCACCGAAACGGACCTCACGCCATCGGTATAGCCCGCGGTGCGCAGGTCCTGTGCAGAATCGATTACATCGGCGACGTCCATCAGACGCACGGCTGCGCCATTCCGATACCCCACGATCAACGGCTTGTAATCTGCGGCATGCGATATCTGATCGTTGGTGATGATGTCCGCCGTGTACCTGCCGTCCGACAACTGACCGCGCGGGGAGTGCGCATTCTGCAGGCTCAGCACAGACTGCACGCTGCTCAGCGTGAGGCCGAAACTCTGCAGCTTCATCGGATCGACTTCCACGCGCACCGATGGAGTGGCGCCGCCGCCTGCGAACACCTGGCCCACGCCATTGATCTGCGACAGTTTCTGCGTCAGCACGGTCGATGCAAGGTCATAGACCTTCGTGACGTCGTACTTGTCTGATGTGAGCCCCAGGATCATGATCGGCGAATCGGCCGGATTAACCTTGCGATACGACGGATTTGATGGAAGATTGGCCGGCAGATAGGTGCGCGCGGCATTGATGGCAGCCTGCACGTCGCGCGCTGCTCCATCGATGTTGCGACCCAAATCGAACTGTAAGGTCACGCCGGTTGAGCCCAGCGAACTTGACGACGTCATCTCCGTCACGCCCGCGATGTGGCTGAACTGCCGCTCCAGCGGCGTTGCTACTGACGCCGCCATGATCTCGGCACTCGCTCCCGGCAGACTCGCATTCACGCTGATGGTGGGAAAGTCCACCTGCGGCAGCGGTGACACCGGCAGAACCGTAAACGCAATCGCTCCTGCAATCGCAAGCGCGATCGTGAGCAGCGTGGTCGCTACCGGACGCCGGATGAATGGAGTCGACAGACTCATGCAGGCTGCACTCCTGCGGGCGGCGGCTCATTGCGCGGAGCCGTATGCGAAGGCCTGCGGCCGGTGAGTCGCTGCCCCAGCGTGTCGAAGAAGATGTAGATCACCGGTGTGGTGTAGAGCGTGAGAATCTGGCTGAGCAGCAGGCCACCGACCATCGAAATACCGAGCGGCCGCCGCAACTCCGACCCAAGGCCAGAACCAAATGCGAGCGGGATCCCGCCGAGCAGTGCGGCCATCGTGGTCATCATGATGGGGCGGAAGCGCAGCAGGCTCGCTTCGTAAATCGCGTCGGTCGAATTCTTGCCACGCTCGCGTTCCGACTCCAGCGCAAAATCGACAATCATGATGCCGTTCTTCTTTACGATTCCGATGAGCAGGATGATGCCGATAATCGCGACCACGCTCAGGTCCTGCTTGAAAATCATGAGCGCAAGCAGAGCGCCGACACCCGCTGACGGCAGCGTGGAAAGAATCGTGATGGGATGAATGAAGCTCTCATACAGAACACCCAGCACGATGTACACAGTCACCAAAGCGGCAAGAATCAAGATGGCTTCATTCGAGAGCGAATTTCGGAACGAAGCCGCGGTGCCCTGAAAATCCGCCTGAATGCTTAGCGGAAAGTCGAGATCATCCTTGACCTTGTCGATCTTGGTGATCGCGGTGCCCAGGGACGCATTCGGCGCCAGGTTGAACGACACCGTCACCGCCGGGAACTGGCCCTGGTGATTGATCGACAACGCCTCGGTGGTCGCGCTCATGTGGGTGAACGCGCTCAACGGAATCGCCTTCGCGCCGACGGAGCTGGTAGCTGTGTTGGGTGTAGTTCCGGCAGTGAGTCCTCCGCTGGGAGAT from the Occallatibacter riparius genome contains:
- a CDS encoding AbiTii domain-containing protein; translation: MLIDEIIDLAADDSKSITTLLRKCIILGRRLKSDQLVSWAMQELNAYTSEDALPPYRVIAAGANGYFSGPFGSSVNNYPIAAVLLSEQHQHFATEVRLMEPIASYEELLRQKGNEFKIDWPADLDLMYQRRIRLTNGCCLTHGWQTISRGALAGVVDAIRNRALHMALDIKASLKSASDFEEPSPKKAEFLDRTVTTNIFGGMNVIASGRASVNSTISNSQNSIDVGNRDQLWDALRNSGVPQHGLDDLESAMQKDEGGFGSHVKRWTKEFAPKIVLGGVKIGAAAAQSVLTEFLKQYFGS
- a CDS encoding AlbA family DNA-binding domain-containing protein; translated protein: MSQRSEALFEKLQAPGALKALIGESEDADFDCKEWPRPDGRKGTIAKAACGFANATGGVIIIGLKARRGGDGQPDVVSDLCPVPDANGVKSEALDIILRCVEPGITGVAAQVVPEAPGMASGFVLIHIPEWEGTPQRSRVDRKEFYVRVASGTLPMEYFQIADRFGVRPRPHLTVDLNLDAPVSNHPYITDRMCRFIRLMLTNHGRGIARFPAVRVHALPHLSICQASHIGPLPIWPVSDANAEWFTVRGGANDVVYPGETLKIASLVQLGDRRIPNDKVWGVPATQVITEVVCDGMFAHRQTFQITEAY
- a CDS encoding efflux transporter outer membrane subunit; translation: MNTVNPNRTRWTLTVGSALLAAIALSGCRVGPHYNAPAPPTITAPNFKESTVNFHDAEGWKVASPQDAMIRGNWWEVFNEPELNALEEELNANNQNIKVSFNNFMAARAVIAQARSQYWPTVTAGASWNRSKSSGNLHNTSVANTGSTGTLWSIPVDVTWTPDFWGKIRNEVRETEYAAQASAADLQLEKLTEQAALAQYYFEIRGQDMLQSILNETVEADKKSLDATQGSYDVGVGDYISVVEAKATLQSAQSSAINVGLLRAQYEHAIAMLVGKVPTDFSIPVKPMTYTPPTIPTGMPSQLVERRPDVASAERTLAAANATIGIGYGAFFPQVTLSAAGGFESSTFKHLFDIPSRFWSLGPSVSQTLFNGWLYRAQLHQYQAIYNADLATYRQAVLTSFQQVEDSLSSTRIYSQQILAQQQAVEASRTFLDLEQERYKLGVDPYVTVVIAQTAYLNSQVELNTLHVQEMLSAVQLVQALGGGWDRSQLPTPQQAGAKQPNSAYTTP
- a CDS encoding efflux RND transporter permease subunit translates to MSLSTPFIRRPVATTLLTIALAIAGAIAFTVLPVSPLPQVDFPTISVNASLPGASAEIMAASVATPLERQFSHIAGVTEMTSSSSLGSTGVTLQFDLGRNIDGAARDVQAAINAARTYLPANLPSNPSYRKVNPADSPIMILGLTSDKYDVTKVYDLASTVLTQKLSQINGVGQVFAGGGATPSVRVEVDPMKLQSFGLTLSSVQSVLSLQNAHSPRGQLSDGRYTADIITNDQISHAADYKPLIVGYRNGAAVRLMDVADVIDSAQDLRTAGYTDGVRSVSVIIFRQPGANIIDTVDRIKAQLPFLEAVMPQGIKTTLVMDRTVTIRASVHTVETTLIGSIILVVLVVFLFLRSPRATLIPSVAVPVSLVATFAVMYLLDYSLDNLSLMALTVATGFVVDDAIVVMENITRHLEAGMEPFAATFRGAREIGFTVFSISMSLVAVFIPILMMGGIVGRLFREFAVVLSTAIVISMIVSLTTTPTMCAHILKAHEEDDEHGWFYRTSEKVFSTLLAGYRGSLRWALDNSSLVLIVLALTIALNVLVIIRIPKGFFPQQDTGALVGGVQGPQDASFPFMNYSIQQLVGIIKADPAVSHVNAYSGGRGSSNGGFIYMALKPLGKSCKEADKGCDVRQTDAMNVINRLRPKMNRLPIASAFLQAAQDLRIGGRGGNAQYQYTIQTESVSDLAHWGPILMANMRKLPGLQDVNSDQQNGGLREMLTFDRTQAARLGQTASSLDRSLYSAFGQSQVSVIYTQLNQYYVVLEVAPKFWQDPSGLHTIYIPSGSAAGRSGPNAMSPLLSVMHPQTGTTPLQVNHTGLFPSVTVSFNLSSGYALSDATREIQEMQANLGVPATVHGFFSGTAQAYQESLASEKYLIITALLAVYIVLGILYESLIHPLTIISTLPSASVGAMLALMLFGMDLNVISIIGIILLIGIVKKNAIMMIDFALMAEREQGKTTYESIFEACMLRFRPILMTTMAAIMGALPLAFGSGTGSELRRPLGITIVGGLLLSQLLTLYTTPVVYLMMDRLRLRTLGRSRDRRPATVAEATS